A genomic window from Silene latifolia isolate original U9 population chromosome Y, ASM4854445v1, whole genome shotgun sequence includes:
- the LOC141631985 gene encoding protein FAR1-RELATED SEQUENCE 5-like encodes MTASLAVENTFIFPVVPIPTPQRIDVDEVHAGNRLSLMVTPGGFEEWVRNIATEFTPTIGQTFATIEEGIQFYEIYEIACGFEPSKSSTKRFRSSGDIRTKLIVCHREGFRDSKPTILPITSEEEEPMVKAYQLETLYETQEDFYYAYDIDQNKCLFRVFWADAAARRNYALYGEAVTFDPTYSTNKYDMNFAPFTGIVLGGKEPHCFFTDQCPAMKIAVPATFTTAAHRYCMWHIMKKLPEKDSDLEPADFEERWCSLISEFQLEDNAWLQYLFSKRQRWIPAYYRDIPLGCLLRTMQRSESENSFFKWFENPHGTLVEFWMRFQSAMDQQRAGDSSRESSTRFLEVEDTIFNKTYTVAFNPSTFDATCSCKLFERKGDICKHIIWILSRKGIKKIPDKYLLSRWTKNTKKMPLYDAHGQLLDDFTSSDVTKLQISTAVRILLNINTAQISAENHINELTSLSRHLDKISSLSV; translated from the exons ATGACTG CTTCTCTTGCTGTAGAAAATACTTTTATTTTCCCTGTGGTACCTATTCCTACACCACAACGCATAGATGTTGATGAGGTGCATGCTGGGAATCGTCTTTCTTTGATGGTGACCCCTGGAGGTTTTGAAGAGTGGGTCAGAAATATTGCAACTGAATTTACACCTACAATAGGACAAACTTTTGCTACGATAGAGGAGGGTATACAGTTTTATGAGATTTATGAAATAGCATGTGGTTTTGAACCAAGTAAATCTTCAACGAAAAGGTTTCGTAGTAGTGGAGATATTAGGACAAAATTGATTGTGTGTCACCGGGAAGGATTTAGGGATTCTAAGCCGACAATATTACCCAttactagtgaggaggaggagccaATGGTCAAGGCCT ACCAGTTGGAAACCCTTTATGAAACCCAGGAAGATTTTTATTATGCCTATGATATTGATCAGAATAAGTGTTTGTTTCGTGTATTTTGGGCTGATGCAGCAGCACGTCGTAATTACGCTCTATACGGTGAGGCGGTGACTTTTGACCCAACCTATTCAACTAATAAGTACGACATGAACTTTGCTCCTTTTACTGGT ATTGTATTGGGTGGGAAGGAACCGCATTGCTTTTTTACCGATCAATGTCCTGCTATGAAAATTGCGGTCCCTGCTACTTTTACGACTGCTGCCCACCgctattgcatgtggcatattatgaagaaattacctgaaaag GATTCAGACTTAGAGCCTGCTGACTTTGAAGAGAGGTGGTGTTCGTTGATCAGTGAGTTTCAATTGGAAGATAATGCATGGTTGCAATATCTGTTTTCCAAGCGGCAACGTTGGATTCCGGCATATTATCGTGATATTCCTCTTGGTTGTCTATTAAGAACAATGCAACGCTCTGAGAGCGAAAACAGCTTCTTTAAGTGGTTTGAGAATCCTCATGGCACacttgttgagttttggatgcgctTTCAAAGTGCTATGGATCAGCAACG TGCGGGTGATTCTTCAAGGGAGAGCAGTACAAGGTTCCTAGAAGTTGAAGATACTATCTTCAATAAGACTTACACTGTCGCATTTAATCCTTCAACGTTTGATGCAACATGTTCCTGCAAGCTGTTTGAGAGGAAGGGAGACATATGTAAACACATCATCTGGATTTTATCACGTAAAGGGATCAAAAAGATACCTGATAAGTATCTTCTCAGTAGGTGGACAAAGAACACTAAAAAAATGCCCTTGTATGATGCTCACGGTCAATTGTTAGATGATTTTACTTCGTCGGATGTCACTAAGCTTCAGATTTCGACTGCAGTCCGAATTCTACTCAACATTAACACTGCTCAAATCTCTGCTGAAAATCACATAAATGAACTGACTTCATTATCAAGACATTTAGACAAAATTTCAAGTCTCAGTgtttga